Proteins encoded within one genomic window of Trichoderma asperellum chromosome 2, complete sequence:
- a CDS encoding uncharacterized protein (EggNog:ENOG41) gives MKPSLLAAHNRLAQIVTFLSHPTKLISTISKHHELAPHIMNRTVLLVGANRGIGLNLARALAANSWNVIGSVRPQTRADNDPSIKEIEAITSCVLEINLTDESTIAKAAGEFGEGPLDMLINLAGIGPEPDNWWEHTAEILTDKFTTNTVKAGGTIINISSNAGSISMCKGEDMAYRMSKAALNMMTVTLAKEFQMNNDNITVLAINPGYVATRLTNFCSQDDMEECIAGIVKVLENISMEQTGTFLDWRGQTLPW, from the exons ATGAAGCCTTCACTTCTGGCAGCTCATAATCGTCTGGCCCAGATTGTTACCTTCTTGTCTCACCCAACCAAGCTCATATCCACGATATCTAAGCATCACGAGCTGGCGCCACACATCATGAATCGAACCGTTCTTCTTGTTG GTGCGAACCGTGGAATCGGCCTTAATCTTGCCCGTGCGCTGGCTGCTAATAGCTGGAACGTTATTGGAAGTGTACGGCCCCAAACCAGGGCAGACAATGATCCCTCCATAAAGGAG ATTGAGGCTATCACCTCGTGCGTTCTTGAGATCAATTTAACCGATGAAAGTACCATCGCCAAAGCAGCCGGAGAGTTTGGCGAGGGGCCTCTGGACATGTTGATCAATCTCGCAG GTATCGGACCTGAGCCAGACAACTGGTGGGAGCACACTGCCGAGATATTAACCGATAAATTCACCACCAATACTGTG AAAGCAGGTGGTACTATCATCAACATATCCTCCAATGCAGGCTCGATCTCCA TGTGCAAGGGTGAAGATATGGCATATCGCATGTCCAAAGCAGCTCTCAATATGATGACCGTAACCCTGGCGAAAGAATTCCAGATGAATAATGATAATATTACCGTCCTAGCTATCAACCCCGGCTATGTTGCTACAAGATTGACAAACTTCTGTTCTCAAGATGACATGGAAGAGTGTATTGCTGGTATTGTGAAAGTGCTGGAAAATATTAGCATGGAACAGACCGGGACCTTTCTAGACTGGCGAGGCCAGACACTTCCTTGGTGA
- a CDS encoding uncharacterized protein (EggNog:ENOG41) gives MSALKVLVVGGGVAGPAVAYWLSRIGAHVTLIERSEKMRASGQQVDLRGKGVPIMKKMGIEAAVTAACVHESGMQLIDRNGRTQAFFPVAKSGSGKQGFTSEYEIMRGDLVKILYGLTEGHENVRHLFNTTIKSFTQDGGDSTDAKVHVTFEDGREEDFNLVVAADGTGSKTRKMMLGEDAPDPRRDCGGYIGYFSVPSKPGDSDRGTFCHLLGGRIIGTRKDIPELTRVYMILRGKKPDLDAAISSGNPQELKKALADIYQGGGWECDRFMDALLHAPEADDVYCTKIEEVNLPHGSWSKGQVVLLGDSAHCHTAGGYGCAWGLVGAYMLAGEIATSLKNKDLTASAAVMQGAKMYEEKFRPIATAMHGGYDRFEDLMAPKSSIGIWILHRFAKMASFFNWGEMDGLDKKTANWKLPEYPALE, from the coding sequence ATGTCTGCTTTAAAAGTCTTAGTTGTCGGCGGCGGGGTTGCAGGCCCGGCTGTAGCCTACTGGCTCTCACGCATCGGTGCCCATGTTACTCTCATCGAGCGATCTGAAAAGATGCGCGCTTCCGGCCAGCAGGTAGACCTTCGCGGCAAGGGCGTACCCATCATGAAAAAGATGGGTATCGAAGCCGCTGTGACAGCAGCATGTGTACACGAATCTGGCATGCAGTTAATTGACCGCAACGGCCGGACCCAGGCATTCTTTCCCGTCGCTAAGAGTGGCTCCGGAAAGCAGGGATTTACATCAGAGTACGAAATCATGCGAGGCGACTTGGTAAAGATTCTTTATGGACTTACCGAGGGCCATGAAAACGTGCGGCATCTATTCAATACCACCATCAAAAGCTTTACTCAGGACGGCGGAGACAGCACTGACGCCAAGGTTCACGTCACCTTTGAAGATGGCCGTGAAGAAGATTTCAATCTCGTTGTTGCTGCAGACGGAACCGGTTCGAAAACACGCAAGATGATGCTTGGTGAAGATGCCCCAGACCCACGACGCGACTGTGGAGGTTATATCGGATACTTCAGTGTCCCATCGAAACCAGGGGATTCTGACAGGGGGACTTTTTGTCACTTGCTTGGAGGAAGAATAATCGGGACAAGAAAAGACATCCCGGAACTTACACGAGTATACATGATCCTCCGTGGAAAGAAACCCGATCTAGATGCAGCAATCAGCTCTGGAAACCCACAAGAATTGAAGAAAGCCCTAGCCGACATTTATCAAGGAGGTGGATGGGAATGCGATCGGTTTATGGATGCTCTACTTCATGCCCCAGAGGCGGATGATGTCTACTGCACAAAAATCGAGGAAGTCAACCTCCCTCATGGATCTTGGTCTAAGGGCCAAGTCGTTCTTCTTGGCGACTCGGCTCATTGCCATACCGCAGGTGGCTATGGATGCGCCTGGGGTTTGGTGGGCGCTTATATGCTGGCGGGCGAGATTGCGACGTCATTGAAGAATAAAGACTTAACAGCTTCAGCCGCTGTAATGCAAGGTGCAAAGATGTATGAAGAAAAATTCCGACCTATTGCAACTGCCATGCATGGAGGCTATGACAGGTTTGAGGACTTGATGGCACCCAAATCGAGTATCGGAATCTGGATCTTACATAGATTTGCGAAGATGGCATCATTTTTCAATTGGGGTGAAATGGATGGCTTGGATAAAAAGACAGCTAACTGGAAGCTGCCAGAGTATCCAGCGCTAGAGTAA
- a CDS encoding uncharacterized protein (EggNog:ENOG41) encodes MRLSVVDYQDVLQDLDKGVPINFNTNFHTAEEAPDLPIPTNKPYDYDIWLPLILKSRGLPPAALQVVKLSRAQIRVLVSAAAASIHTGVLNRSYAEDLEDDVYPAFSGLHFPPEGLFMRLGACSPKDGAQLTPGKLPIHSVEDIVLRITTSARTWSALTNILNHEGEEGHVYFLPFNAEMRSEREYRVFCIPDSLGISCVSQYRWHKPWIFGHQDRNEMTNIAHKILSGIQEVHTEIIAYMQAYDDNEMESLIRSQGFTFDVLYGENTGKCTLIELNTFGVRSACGSCLFQWLKDRASLYGESRDIEFRVARE; translated from the exons ATGCGGCTTTCGGTCGTCGATTATCAGGATGTCCTGCAAGATCTGGACAAGGGTGTCCCGATAAACTTTAACACCAACTTCCACACCGCTGAAGAGGCGCCAGATCTTCCCATCCCCACTAACAAGCCATACGACTACGACATATGGCTGCCTTTGATACTGAAATCTCGAGGCCTTCCTCCTGCGGCGCTTCAAGTCGTCAAGCTCTCACGCGCACAGATCAGAGTCTTGGtcagtgctgctgcagcttcaatCCATACCGGTGTGCTTAATCGATCTTACGCCGAAGatcttgaagatgatgtTTATCCTGCCTTTAGTGGGCTACATTTCCCTCCAGAAGGGCTGTTTATGCGTCTTGGGGCTTGTTCTCCAAAGGATGGCGCACAGCTTACGCCTGGGAAGCTGCCGATTCATTCCGTCGAGGACATCGTACTCCGCATCACAACATCCGCGAGAACTTGGAGCGCGCTGACAAATATACTCAACcatgaaggagaagaaggccacgTATACTTTCTTCCATTCAATGCAGAAATGAGATCTGAGAGAGAATATCGCGTCTTTTGCATCCCCGACTCGTTGGGTATATCTTGTGTTAGCCAGTATAGATGGCATAAACCATGGATATTTGGCCATCAAGATAGAAATGAGATGACCAACATCGCTCACAAAATACTTAGCGGCATCCAAGAAGTTCATACCGAAATTATTGCTTATATGCAGGCGTATGATGACAATGAGATGGAAAGCCTTATTCGGAGCCAGGGTTTTACTTTCGATGTGCTCTACGGCGAAAATACGGGGAAATGCACTTTAATTGAGCTCAACACTTTTGGGGTGAGGAGTGCATGCGGTTCCTGTCTTTTCCAGTGGCTGAAAGATCGAGCGTCGTTGTATGGAGAGAGTCGCGATATTGAGTTTCGAGTTGCG AGAGAATAA
- a CDS encoding uncharacterized protein (SECRETED:SignalP(1-20)~CAZy:GH65): MRSTTLSGAALLSLLQFVYPVYSTASNDRVAGCLGRNGGSSTGPQFSKNVYKTDFDGVTWDEDNWLLSTTQLKQGAFESRGSVANGYLGINVASVGPFFELDTAENGDIISGWPLFSRRQSFATIAGFWDSQPVMNGTNFPWISQYGSDTAISGIPHWSGLILDLGDNTYLDATVDNRTISHFRSTYDYKAGVLSWSYKWTPKGNKGSFDISYRIFANKLYVNQAVVDMEVTSSKNVQASIVNVLDGFAAVRTDFVESGQDGNAIFSAVRPNGVSNVTAFVYADITGSGGVNLASRKIVHGKPYVHTNASSIAQAVSVKFSAGHAARVTKFVGAASSDAFKNPRQIAKNAAATALSNGYTKSLDHHVTEWANVMPESSVDSFADPKTGKLPADNYIIDSAIMAVTNAYYLLQNTVGKNGSKEANGAPVNVDSISVGGLTSDSYAGQVFWDADLWMQPGLVAAHPEAAERITNYRLARYGMAKENVKTNFAGSQNETFFSADAAVFPWTSGRYGNCTATGPCWDYEYHLNGDIGLSLVNQWVVSGDTKYFQENLFPIYDSIAQLYGNLLKPNKTSWTLTNMTDPDEYANHVDAGGYTMPLIAEHLQNANTFRKQFGIEQNKTWTNMASNALVLRENGVTLEFTTMNGSAVVKQADVIMVTYPLSYTTNYSSQDALNDLDYYANKQSPDGPAMTYAFFSIVANEISPSGCSSYTYAQYAYKPYVRAPFYQISEQLIDDAEINGGTHPAYPFLTGHGGANQVVLFGYLGLRLVPDDFIHIDPNLPPQIPYIRYRTFYWRGWPISAWSNYTHTTISRASGIAALDGADQRFAGKTITIHAGSEHNPTAYQLPVKGSVVVPNRQLGSQQTYAGNLVQCNAASSPNTYVPGQFPIAAVDGATSTKWQPASAADVSSITVTLDQEDVGSLVSGFHFDWAQAPPVNATIIFHNEAISDPAAALKSQKHNSNFKVVTSLTNIKQSNPYDIHTTDLNVIAIPIGNTTNVTLSQPVAASRYASLLIVGNQGLDPVDVAAKNGTGATVAEWAIFGHEKGHTSTPSPHNKRRLNVRAAAAMSDPASLVRRPQ, encoded by the exons ATGCGGTCAACG ACCTTGTCTGGAGCAGCAttgctgtcgctgcttcAGTTTGTTTATCCTGTTTATAGCACAGCCTCCAATGACCGCGTCGCAGGATGCCTAGGCAGAAACGGCGGATCAAGCACAGGACCCCAATTCAGCAAAAACGTATACAAGACCGATTTCGATGGGGTAACTTGGGACGAAGACAATTGGCTGCTCAGCACAACACAATTGAAGCAGGGCGCGTTTGAATCGCGAGGCTCTGTAGCCAATGGGTACCTTGGCATCAACGTCGCCAGTGTCGGGCCCTTCTTTGAGCTCGACACTGCAGAGAACGGCGACATCATCAGCGGCTGGCCTTTATTCTCCAGGCGTCAGTCGTTTGCAACCATTGCTGGGTTCTGGGACTCTCAGCCAGTCATGAATGGGACAAACTTCCCGTGGATCTCCCAGTATGGATCTGATACCGCCATCAGTGGCATTCCGCACTGGAGTGGGCTCATCTTGGATCTCGGCGACAATACCTATCTTGACGCTACGGTTGACAACCGAACCATCTCCCACTTCCGATCGACCTATGACTACAAGGCTGGAGTATTGAGCTGGTCATACAAGTGGACTCCCAAAGGCAACAAGGGAAGCTTCGATATCAGCTATCGCATCTTCGCCAACAAACTATATGTTAACCAAGCTGTGGTCGACATGGAAGTTACCTCGTCCAAGAATGTGCAGGCATCAATTGTCAATGTTCTTGATGGCTTTGCTGCCGTCCGTACTGACTTTGTGGAGTCTGGACAAGACGGCAATGCCATCTTCTCAGCTGTACGACCAAATGGCGTTTCCAATGTTACGGCTTTTGTGTATGCCGACATTACTGGCTCTGGGGGAGTAAACCTGGCGAGCCGCAAGATTGTGCATGGCAAGCCATACGTACACACCAACGCATCTTCCATCGCACAGGCTGTTTCAGTCAAATTTTCCGCAGGTCATGCCGCACGCGTGACCAAGTTTGTTGGAGCTGCATCTTCCGACGCCTTCAAGAACCCCAGGCAAATTGCCAAGAATGCAGCTGCCACAGCACTGAGCAATGGATACACCAAGTCTCTTGACCACCATGTTACAGAGTGGGCAAATGTCATGCCCGAAAGCTCTGTCGACAGCTTCGCCGATCCTAAGACTGGCAAGCTTCCAGCAGACAACTATATCATTGACTCTGCTATTATGGCCGTTACTAACGCTTACTATCTTCTCCAAAACACAGTCGGCAAAAATGGAAGCAAGGAAGCCAACGGAGCTCCAGTTAATGTCGACAGCATTTCTGTCGGTGGGCTGACCTCCGACTCTTATGCTGGACAAGTCTTTTGGGATGCTGACCTCTGGATGCAACCCGGCCTGGTAGCCGCTCACCCTGAAGCCGCTGAGAGAATCACCAACTACCGTCTCGCAAGATATGGCATGGCCAAGGAAAATGTCAAGACTAACTTTGCGGGTTCCCAAAATGAGaccttcttctctgcggATGCTGCCGTTTTCCCGTGGACCAGTGGCCGTTATGGAAACTGCACTGCTACTGGCCCTTGCTGGGATTACGAGTATCACTTGAATGGAGATATTGGCCTGTCTCTAGTCAACCAATGGGTTGTAAGCGGCGATACCAAGTACTTCCAAGAGAACCTCTTCCCGATTTACGACTCAATCGCTCAGCTGTACGGGAACTTGCTGAAGCCCAACAAGACATCATGGACATTGACCAACATGACTGATCCT GATGAGTACGCAAACCATGTCGATGCTGGCGGATACACAATGCCCCTCATTGCGGAACACCTACAGAACGCAAACACATTCCGCAAGCAATTTGGTATCGAGCAGAACAAGACTTGGACTAACATGGCGTCCAATGCGCTGGTACTTCGAGAAAATGGCGTCACGTTGGAGTTCACAACCATGAATGGCAGTGCTGTGGTTAAACAGGCAGATGTGATCATGGTCACCTATCCCTTAAGCTACACCACCAACTACAGCTCTCAAGACGCTCTCAACGATTTGGATTAT TATGCTAACAAGCAATCTCCTGATGGACCTGCCATGACCTACGcattcttctccatcgtTGCCAACGAAATCTCTCCCTCAGGATGCTCGTCATACACCTACGCTCAGTACGCCTACAAGCCATACGTTCGCGCCCCATTCTATCAAATCTCAGAGCAGCTtattgatgatgctgagatCAACGGTGGCACCCACCCGGCCTATCCATTCCTCACTGGCCACGGCGGCGCTAACCAAGTCGTTCTCTTCGGCTACCTTGGACTCCGCCTCGTGCCTGATGACTTCATTCACATTGATCCAAACCTGCCTCCGCAGATCCCCTATATTAGATACAGAACGTTCTACTGGCGCGGCTGGCCTATCTCCGCTTGGTCTAACTATACTCACACTACAATTAGCCGTGCCAGCGGCATCGCTGCGCTTGATGGAGCGGATCAGCGCTTTGCTGGAAAGACTATAACCATCCACGCTGGGTCTGAACACAACCCGACAGCTTATCAACTGCCTGTCAAGGGATCTGTTGTTGTTCCTAACAGGCAGCTTGGCTCTCAGCAAACGTATGCTGGCAACTTGGTGCAGTGCAACGCCGCTAGCTCCCCTAACACTTATGTGCCTGGTCAATTCCCCATTGCAGCCGTGGATGGTGCTACGTCTACCAAGTGGCAGCCCGCCTCTGCTGCCGATGTAAGCTCTATTACAGTAACACTCGACCAAGAGGATGTCGGATCCCTAGTGTCAGGCTTCCACTTCGACTGGGCTCAGGCACCTCCTGTCAACGCAACAATCATTTTCCACAACGAGGCCATTAGTGACCCAGCAGCGGCTTTGAAGTCCCAAAAGCATAACTCGAATTTCAAGGTTGTCACATCTTTGACCAATATCAAGCAGTCTAACCCCTACGATATCCATACCACTGACTTGAATGTCATTGCCATTCCCATTGGAAACACGACCAATGTCACTCTATCTCAACCTGTTGCTGCATCTCGATATGCATCGCTGCTTATTGTGGGCAACCAGGGTCTCGACCCTGTAGACGTTGCGGCAAAGAACGGCACTGGGGCTACTGTGGCAGAGTGGGCCATTTTTGGACATGAGAAGGGACATACCAGCACTCCCAGCCCTCACAATAAGAGAAGACTGAATGTACGAGCAGCGGCTGCCATGTCTGACCCAGCCAGCCTTGTGCGTCGGCCTCAGTAG
- a CDS encoding uncharacterized protein (SECRETED:SignalP(1-26)), with protein sequence MSSHITISKMQAIIFALAILASAVMGIPSELNKRVNCCLYYPGAKSNCQRDCIDPSFCKAYGIPQTGYWCDCGPAANCHA encoded by the exons ATGAGTTCGCACATTACCATATCCAAAATGCAAGCTATAATCTTTGCCCTTGCTATACTCGCATCTGCGGTCATGGGAATTCCATCTGAACT CAATAAGCGAGTCAACTGCTGCCTTTACTATCCAGGTGCTAAATCCAACTGTCAACGTGACTGCATTGACCCGTCATTTTGCAAAGCATACGGCATTCCTCAGACAGGATATTGGTGTGACTGCGGTCCAGCAGCGAATTGCCATGCCTAA
- a CDS encoding uncharacterized protein (MEROPS:MER0004893), whose product MTLLFNQIQPHPRRRIRQLIPQLRLGKWPTGSLNSITDVPGVLAHTESIHSSPHSKEISTDINTGVTVILPRPDWYKYASFAGVFSFNGCGEMTSAHWLDETGLLYSPIVLTTTSAVGDAFRGVWEYTIEHHSNEDKELNIFLIPTIAETFDGYLNDQSKFAVTPQHIVNGIRSANADAVQEGNTGGGTGMMCHHFKGGTGSSSRVVKGYDIDGNEKSYTVGVLVQANYGLMDNLHIGGVPVGQILKEQGQQVPEKLRPGEKEPRKDGSIIIVVATDAPLVPIQLQRLAKRATVGLAKVGGYGNNTSGDIFLAFSNANSVPFLELSGTNKAYTPQPYDVKMSDNNTIDGLFEAAADATEEAIYNALCMAETTVGFKRRKVEALDLVKVKEIVEKRL is encoded by the coding sequence ATGACGCTCTTATTTAATCAGATCCAGCCTCACCCTCGCCGGCGTATTCGTCAACTTATACCTCAGCTACGGCTTGGGAAATGGCCTACGGGCTCCCTCAATTCCATTACCGACGTTCCAGGCGTCTTGGCCCATACCGAGTCTATCCATAGCTCCCCTCATAGCAAAGAGATATCCACCGATATTAACACCGGAGTCACTGTTATCTTACCCAGGCCAGACTGGTACAAGTATGCAAGTTTTGCCGGCGTCTTTAGTTTCAATGGCTGTGGAGAAATGACATCCGCTCACTGGCTTGATGAAACGGGGCTGCTCTATTCGCCAATTGTTCTGACCACTACTTCCGCCGTTGGTGATGCGTTTCGCGGAGTCTGGGAATATACTATTGAACATCACTCAAATGAAGATAAAGAGCTTAACATCTTCCTCATACCCACTATTGCTGAAACGTTCGACGGCTATCTCAACGATCAAAGTAAATTCGCCGTCACGCCCCAGCACATTGTCAATGGTATTCGAAGTGCCAATGCAGACGCTGTGCAAGAAGGCAACACGGGAGGCGGAACAGGCATGATGTGCCATCACTTCAAAGGGGGTACAGGATCTAGCAGCCGCGTAGTCAAAGGGTATGACATTGACGGAAATGAAAAGTCTTATACAGTTGGAGTGCTTGTCCAGGCCAACTATGGATTGATGGACAATCTTCATATTGGAGGTGTCCCTGTGGGTCAAATCCTTAAAGAACAAGGACAGCAGGTGCCAGAAAAGCTTAGGCCTGGAGAAAAAGAGCCCCGTAAAGACGGTAGTATTATCATCGTCGTTGCAACAGACGCTCCTCTCGTGCccatccagctccagcgaTTGGCTAAGCGCGCCACTGTTGGGTTGGCCAAGGTCGGCGGCTATGGCAACAATACCTCAGGAGATATATTTCTTGCCTTTTCCAACGCCAACAGTGTCCCCTTCCTAGAGTTATCTGGGACTAACAAGGCCTACACGCCGCAGCCGTATGACGTAAAGATGTCGGATAACAATACTATTGATGGGCTATTTGAGGCTGCAGCTGATGCGACTGAAGAAGCAATTTACAACGCCCTATGCATGGCTGAGACAACAGTAGGATTTAAGAGGAGAAAAGTCGAGGCTCTCGATTTGGTTAAAGTAAAGGAGATTGTCGAGAAGAGATTGTGA
- a CDS encoding uncharacterized protein (EggNog:ENOG41) — MSARSDNAVVIIGSGPGIGTNTAAVFAAKKFNKVALVARNPTQLEKDADFVTSASDGNATVKTYSTDVLEPARFTTTLAQISKDLGAIEFVLFNAAIVAESSHMEVSDDELLRDFKISTIALNNLSKWAFPQLMRLASSDAAAKPTLVVTSSHLPEAPETNLVSLSMSKAAQKNFTRSLRMVYEPKGVHVAILTVAGFVKETNKYLNPKNIAEQAWNLYSQPKESWTEDIRIEEP, encoded by the coding sequence ATGTCTGCCCGATCTGACAACGCggtcgtcatcatcggctCCGGCCCTGGAATTGGCACCAACACAGCTGCCGTATTCGCTGCCAAGAAATTCAACAAAGTCGCTCTCGTTGCTAGGAATCCTACCCAGCTTGAGAAAGATGCAGACTTTGTTACAAGCGCTTCTGATGGCAATGCCACTGTGAAAACTTATTCAACCGACGTCCTCGAGCCTGCCAGATTTACCACAACACTCGCCCAGATTAGCAAGGATCTCGGAGCGATCGAGTTTGTCTTATTCAACGCAGCCATAGTCGCAGAATCTAGCCATATGGAAGTCAGCGACGATGAGCTCCTGCGTGACTTTAAGATCTCTACCATTGCCCTAAACAATCTCTCCAAATGGGCCTTCCCGCAGCTCATGAGATTAGCATCTTCCGATGCTGCAGCCAAGCCTACACTCGTTGTTACTAGCTCTCATCTCCCCGAGGCCCCTGAGACCAACCTAGTCTCTTTGTCCATGTCCAAAGCAGCTCAGAAAAATTTCACTCGATCTCTCCGTATGGTGTATGAGCCTAAAGGCGTTCACGTCGCTATCTTAACCGTTGCTGGATTTGTGAAAGAGACGAATAAATACCTGAATCCCAAGAACATCGCAGAGCAAGCTTGGAACCTGTACAGCCAGCCTAAGGAGAGTTGGACCGAAGATATCAGAATCGAAGAGCCATGA